From Streptomyces zhihengii, the proteins below share one genomic window:
- a CDS encoding ATP-binding protein, producing MIGVIGTDGECVEWSFPAQPDAVRAARHAVRDTLREWKLDAAVRDVTVLLVSELVTNSQRYTAGPIGVRLRRRQENGVPPALLVEVSDPLPDLPTEKAARPEDEGGRGLYLVACSARRWGTRRGRTGKTVWFELPLTG from the coding sequence GTGATCGGCGTGATCGGCACCGACGGCGAATGCGTCGAGTGGAGCTTTCCGGCGCAGCCGGACGCGGTGCGCGCGGCCCGTCACGCCGTCCGCGACACCCTCCGGGAGTGGAAGCTGGACGCGGCGGTCCGCGATGTGACGGTGCTGCTGGTCAGCGAACTGGTGACCAACTCCCAGCGCTACACCGCCGGACCGATCGGGGTGCGGCTGCGCCGGCGCCAGGAGAACGGCGTCCCGCCCGCCCTGCTCGTCGAGGTCTCCGATCCCCTGCCGGACCTCCCCACCGAGAAGGCCGCCCGCCCCGAGGACGAAGGCGGCCGGGGGCTGTATCTGGTCGCATGTTCGGCCCGGAGGTGGGGCACCCGCCGGGGCAGGACAGGTAAGACGGTGTGGTTCGAGCTGCCTCTGACGGGTTAG
- a CDS encoding GntR family transcriptional regulator: MTFGEQPAYLRVASDLREKIVNGSLPPHTRLPSQARIREEYGVSDTVALEARKVLMAEGLVEGRSGSGTYVRERPVPRRVSRSGFRPPSGASPFRQEQAEEGVRGTWESSSEQECASPETAARLGIQLGDRVMRTRYLYRDAGEPMMISTSWEPLEVTGRTPVMLPEEGPLGGCGVVERMAAIDVVVDNVVEQVGARPGLAEELLTLGGVPGHVVMVVERTYYASGRAVETADVVVPADRYRVAYHLPVR, from the coding sequence GTGACATTCGGTGAGCAGCCCGCCTACCTGCGCGTTGCGAGCGATCTGCGGGAGAAGATCGTGAACGGCTCACTGCCGCCGCACACCCGGTTGCCCTCCCAGGCCCGCATCCGCGAGGAGTACGGCGTCTCCGACACGGTCGCCCTCGAAGCGCGCAAGGTGCTCATGGCGGAGGGGCTCGTCGAGGGGCGGTCGGGATCGGGGACGTACGTGCGCGAGCGTCCGGTGCCGCGCCGGGTGAGCCGGTCGGGGTTCCGGCCGCCCTCCGGGGCCAGCCCCTTCCGCCAGGAGCAGGCCGAGGAGGGGGTGCGCGGCACCTGGGAGTCCAGCAGCGAGCAGGAGTGCGCGAGCCCCGAGACGGCCGCCCGGCTCGGGATCCAGCTCGGCGACCGGGTGATGCGCACCCGCTACCTCTACCGGGACGCCGGCGAGCCGATGATGATCTCGACCTCCTGGGAGCCCCTGGAGGTCACCGGCCGCACCCCGGTGATGCTCCCCGAGGAGGGGCCGCTCGGCGGTTGCGGCGTGGTGGAGCGGATGGCCGCGATCGACGTCGTGGTGGACAACGTGGTGGAGCAGGTCGGCGCCCGGCCCGGACTGGCCGAGGAGCTGCTCACCCTGGGCGGGGTGCCGGGCCATGTGGTGATGGTGGTCGAGCGCACGTACTACGCCTCGGGCCGGGCGGTCGAGACGGCGGACGTCGTGGTCCCCGCCGACCGCTACCGCGTGGCGTACCACCTGCCCGTGCGCTGA
- a CDS encoding glycoside hydrolase family 18 protein produces MRRSTLVRTAVAVGSLSLIAALSPGAASAAGDRTPGHGDRHEQAGLKRIGYFTQWGVYGRDFQVKDMDTSGQAARLTHINYAFGNVSADGKCFTGNIPGEADAWADYARPLDAADSVDGVADTADQPLAGNFNQLRELKAKHPGLKVMISLGGWSWSTHFSDAVRTPESRKALVASCLDLYIKGNLPLDGARGGQGAAAGVFDGVDLDWEWPGSAGDTDTVYRPEDKKNFTALVREFRVQLDAYAKSKQRAEGGKRKHYELSAFVPTAPAKIDAGFEVAKIMRDFDFVNLQGYDFHVSGESTTAQQSALFARGDFSVDQTVRDWLRRGAPARKLVVGMPFYGQGWTGVSGGGDGLGQPATAPAPATWAAGYEDYKALKKLADSGTYKVHRNLLGGHAWLFDGTTMWTYDDPQVLRTKSAYVRAMGLGGAMFWSLDGDTADGELTAAVDRGLGRR; encoded by the coding sequence ATGCGTCGAAGCACCCTTGTCCGTACGGCCGTCGCCGTCGGCTCCCTCTCCCTCATCGCCGCCCTCTCCCCCGGCGCCGCGTCCGCCGCCGGCGACCGGACCCCCGGGCACGGGGACCGTCACGAACAGGCCGGCCTCAAGCGGATCGGCTACTTCACCCAGTGGGGCGTCTACGGCCGGGACTTCCAGGTCAAGGACATGGACACCAGCGGCCAGGCCGCCAGACTCACCCACATCAACTACGCCTTCGGCAACGTGAGCGCCGACGGCAAGTGCTTCACGGGCAACATCCCCGGCGAGGCCGACGCCTGGGCCGACTACGCCCGCCCGCTCGACGCCGCCGACTCCGTCGACGGGGTGGCCGACACCGCGGACCAGCCCCTCGCGGGCAACTTCAACCAGCTGCGCGAGCTCAAGGCCAAGCACCCGGGCCTCAAGGTGATGATCTCGCTCGGCGGCTGGAGCTGGTCCACCCACTTCTCCGACGCCGTGCGCACGCCCGAGTCCCGCAAGGCCCTGGTGGCCTCCTGCCTCGACCTGTACATCAAGGGCAACCTGCCCCTCGACGGCGCCCGCGGCGGCCAGGGCGCGGCGGCCGGCGTCTTCGACGGCGTCGACCTCGACTGGGAGTGGCCCGGCTCGGCGGGGGACACGGACACCGTGTACCGGCCGGAGGACAAGAAGAACTTCACCGCGCTCGTCCGCGAGTTCCGCGTCCAGCTCGACGCCTACGCGAAGTCCAAGCAGCGGGCGGAGGGCGGCAAGCGCAAGCACTACGAGCTCAGCGCCTTCGTGCCGACCGCGCCCGCCAAGATCGACGCGGGCTTCGAAGTCGCGAAGATCATGCGCGACTTCGACTTCGTGAACCTCCAGGGCTACGACTTCCACGTCTCCGGCGAGTCCACCACCGCCCAGCAGTCCGCCCTGTTCGCACGGGGCGACTTCAGCGTGGACCAGACCGTCCGCGACTGGCTGCGCCGCGGCGCCCCGGCGCGCAAGCTGGTGGTCGGCATGCCGTTCTACGGCCAGGGCTGGACGGGTGTGAGCGGCGGCGGGGACGGCCTCGGGCAGCCCGCCACCGCACCGGCGCCCGCGACCTGGGCGGCCGGGTACGAGGACTACAAGGCCCTGAAGAAGCTGGCCGACTCGGGGACGTACAAGGTGCACCGCAACCTGCTGGGCGGGCACGCCTGGCTCTTCGACGGCACCACGATGTGGACGTACGACGACCCGCAGGTGCTGCGGACCAAGTCGGCCTACGTCCGGGCCATGGGGCTCGGCGGCGCGATGTTCTGGTCGCTCGACGGGGACACGGCGGACGGCGAGCTGACGGCGGCCGTGGACCGCGGTCTCGGCCGCCGCTGA
- a CDS encoding SpoIIE family protein phosphatase, with protein MSEIPGTASGVVWQSSPPGSIYDYIKVASFSIGPDGLVDQWSRRAAELFGVTAEQVRGKDPVQAFLPAELRSRAHRKVAEILDGKEWTGLVPFRAPGGEHAEGMAEIYVMPSEAAGGRLGALCIVVDVRALRRIESDLAASQAIFGQSPFGFLLFGTDLTVQRANRRFAAVFGGVAEEHRGRTVYDYLSRPEAERMDAALRRVLETGDSVTDLQITGTAPGSSDRRQWSINLYRVHGGSGRPTGVAGLGTDVTRRHSAAREAASARRNLAILNEASARIGNSLDLETTARELLDVAVPGFCDLASVDLYQSLLTGDEAPPGQYGSAPAQGYGGGSAELRRVAFASAVSDAPLLTTPDCVPAGSAPAAVGEVHRFPFNSPCAGALRAASVRTIPGGEGSLVQSTLAVPMVAHDTVVGLVQFARAKGSEPFGERDRALAAELAARAAVCIDNARLYRREHERALILQRSLLPPGDPEAAGLDIACRYLPGTTTTEVGGDWFDVIELPGHRTALVVGDVMGRGLRAAVAMGELRTAVRTLALLDLEPAEVLSALDEIARGLGGPGTPSQLRRSGASAAPPRPGSSREADLSEVYLATCVYAVYDPVTRRCTFANAGHLPPVLVEPGEEALLLDVPPGMPLGVGGEPFEEVQVELPEGSLLALYTDGLVESRDHPLDEGLTAFRNALTDPGRVLEDVCDHVLASLDTRHGEDDIALLMARIQGLPAEAVGDWRLPREPRSVGRARELTRAQLLSWDLEALVDTVELLVSELVTNALRYGEGEIRLRLLRDRTLVCEVWDAGLVQPRRRRARDTDEGGRGLQLVGLLSAGWGSRRTPRGKTVWFELGLPDGEPSEPTVDQLLSMF; from the coding sequence GTGAGCGAGATACCTGGGACGGCGAGCGGCGTCGTGTGGCAGAGCAGCCCGCCTGGCTCGATCTATGACTACATCAAGGTCGCGTCGTTCTCGATCGGCCCCGACGGGCTGGTCGACCAGTGGAGCAGGCGCGCCGCCGAACTCTTCGGCGTCACGGCCGAGCAGGTCAGAGGCAAGGACCCGGTCCAGGCGTTCCTCCCCGCCGAGCTGCGGTCGCGCGCCCACCGCAAGGTGGCGGAGATCCTCGACGGCAAGGAGTGGACGGGGCTCGTCCCCTTCCGGGCGCCGGGCGGCGAGCACGCCGAGGGCATGGCCGAGATCTATGTGATGCCGAGCGAGGCCGCCGGCGGCCGGCTCGGCGCCCTCTGCATCGTGGTCGATGTCCGGGCACTGCGCCGCATCGAGAGCGATCTCGCCGCATCGCAGGCCATATTCGGCCAATCTCCCTTCGGGTTCCTGCTCTTCGGCACCGACCTCACCGTGCAGCGCGCCAACCGCCGCTTCGCGGCCGTCTTCGGCGGGGTGGCGGAGGAGCACCGCGGACGCACGGTGTACGACTACCTCTCCCGCCCCGAGGCCGAACGGATGGACGCCGCCCTGCGCCGCGTCCTGGAGACCGGCGACTCGGTCACCGATCTGCAGATCACCGGCACCGCGCCCGGCAGCAGCGACCGCCGCCAGTGGTCCATCAACCTCTACCGGGTGCACGGCGGATCCGGCAGGCCCACCGGCGTCGCCGGGCTCGGCACCGATGTGACCCGCCGTCACAGCGCGGCCCGTGAGGCCGCCAGCGCCCGCCGCAACCTCGCGATCCTCAACGAGGCGAGCGCCCGCATCGGCAACTCCCTCGACCTGGAGACCACCGCCCGCGAGCTCCTCGACGTCGCCGTGCCCGGCTTCTGCGACCTGGCCTCCGTCGACCTGTACCAGTCCCTGCTCACCGGGGACGAGGCGCCTCCGGGCCAGTACGGCTCGGCCCCCGCGCAGGGCTACGGCGGCGGCAGCGCCGAACTGCGCCGGGTCGCCTTCGCCAGCGCCGTCTCCGACGCGCCGCTGCTGACCACCCCCGACTGCGTCCCCGCGGGCTCCGCCCCCGCCGCCGTCGGCGAGGTGCACCGCTTCCCGTTCAACTCGCCCTGCGCCGGCGCCCTGCGGGCCGCGAGCGTGCGGACGATACCCGGCGGCGAGGGCAGCCTGGTGCAGTCGACGCTCGCCGTGCCGATGGTCGCCCACGACACGGTCGTCGGCCTGGTCCAGTTCGCCCGCGCCAAGGGCAGCGAACCCTTCGGCGAACGCGACCGCGCCCTCGCCGCCGAACTCGCCGCCCGCGCGGCCGTCTGCATCGACAACGCCCGCCTCTACCGCCGGGAGCACGAGCGCGCCCTCATCCTCCAGCGCAGCCTGCTGCCGCCGGGCGACCCGGAGGCGGCGGGGCTCGACATCGCCTGCCGCTACCTGCCCGGCACCACGACCACCGAGGTCGGCGGCGACTGGTTCGACGTCATCGAGCTCCCCGGCCACCGCACCGCCCTCGTCGTCGGCGACGTCATGGGGCGCGGGCTGCGCGCCGCCGTCGCCATGGGCGAACTGCGCACCGCCGTACGGACCCTGGCGCTGCTCGACCTGGAGCCCGCCGAGGTGCTCTCCGCGCTCGACGAGATAGCCCGCGGCCTCGGCGGCCCGGGCACGCCCTCCCAGCTCCGCCGCTCCGGCGCGTCCGCCGCCCCGCCCCGCCCCGGCAGCTCGCGGGAGGCCGACCTCTCCGAGGTCTACCTCGCCACCTGCGTCTACGCCGTCTACGACCCGGTCACCCGCCGCTGCACCTTCGCCAACGCCGGCCATCTGCCGCCCGTCCTCGTCGAACCGGGCGAGGAGGCGCTGCTGCTCGACGTCCCGCCCGGGATGCCGCTGGGCGTGGGCGGCGAACCCTTCGAGGAGGTCCAGGTGGAGCTGCCGGAGGGGTCCCTCCTGGCGCTCTACACCGACGGGCTCGTCGAGTCCCGCGACCACCCCCTCGACGAGGGCCTGACCGCCTTCCGCAACGCCCTCACCGACCCCGGGCGGGTCCTGGAGGACGTCTGCGACCACGTGCTGGCCAGCCTCGACACCCGCCACGGCGAGGACGACATCGCCCTGCTGATGGCGCGCATCCAGGGGCTGCCCGCCGAGGCCGTCGGCGACTGGCGGCTGCCCCGCGAGCCGCGCTCGGTGGGCCGCGCCCGCGAGCTGACCCGCGCCCAGCTCCTCTCCTGGGACCTCGAGGCGCTGGTGGACACGGTCGAACTGCTCGTCAGCGAACTGGTCACCAACGCGCTGCGCTACGGCGAGGGCGAGATACGGCTGCGGCTGCTGCGCGACCGCACCCTGGTCTGCGAGGTGTGGGACGCCGGCCTGGTCCAGCCCCGCCGCCGCCGGGCGCGCGACACGGACGAGGGCGGCCGCGGCCTCCAGCTCGTCGGCCTGCTCAGCGCGGGCTGGGGCTCACGGCGCACCCCGCGCGGCAAGACGGTCTGGTTCGAACTGGGCCTGCCCGACGGGGAGCCCTCCGAACCGACGGTGGACCAGCTGCTGAGCATGTTCTGA
- a CDS encoding PspA/IM30 family protein, which yields MTKQTILGRVAQLAKANINALLDQAEDPQKMLDQLIRDYANNIAEAEAAVASTIGNLRLLEQDHREDVDAAKEWGGKALAASRKADELRAAGKAAEADTFDNLAKVALGRQLGSEKEARTAEPSIASQTEVVDKLKAGLTQMKEKLRELQAKRDELVARATSAQAQNRMLDAVKSIDVLDPTSELSRFEDKVRREEARAMGQQELAASSLDAQFERLDDAEDDAEIATRLAALKTG from the coding sequence ATGACCAAGCAGACCATCCTCGGCCGCGTCGCCCAGCTCGCCAAGGCCAACATCAACGCGCTGCTCGACCAGGCCGAGGATCCGCAGAAGATGCTCGACCAGCTCATCCGCGACTACGCGAACAACATCGCCGAGGCGGAGGCCGCCGTCGCGTCCACGATCGGCAATCTGCGGCTGCTGGAGCAGGACCACCGGGAGGACGTGGACGCCGCGAAGGAGTGGGGCGGCAAGGCGCTCGCGGCCAGCCGCAAGGCCGACGAACTGCGCGCGGCCGGGAAGGCCGCCGAGGCGGACACCTTCGACAACCTGGCGAAGGTCGCGCTCGGCAGGCAGCTCGGCTCGGAGAAGGAGGCCCGTACCGCGGAGCCGTCCATCGCCTCGCAGACGGAGGTCGTCGACAAGCTCAAGGCGGGCCTGACGCAGATGAAGGAGAAGCTGCGCGAGCTCCAGGCCAAGCGGGACGAGCTGGTCGCCCGCGCGACCTCGGCCCAGGCGCAGAACCGGATGCTGGACGCGGTGAAGAGCATCGACGTGCTCGACCCGACGAGCGAGCTCAGCCGCTTCGAGGACAAGGTGCGCCGCGAGGAGGCACGGGCGATGGGGCAGCAGGAGCTGGCGGCGTCGTCGCTGGACGCACAGTTCGAGCGGCTCGACGACGCCGAGGACGACGCGGAGATCGCGACGCGGCTGGCGGCCCTGAAGACCGGATGA
- a CDS encoding (deoxy)nucleoside triphosphate pyrophosphohydrolase, whose protein sequence is MTDRVVVAGAVYDRGRLLAARRSAPEELAGRWELPGGKLEPGESPEQALVRELREELGVETEPVERVPGEWPLKPGYVLRVWTVRLVSGDPRPLQDHDALRWLGPHERDDVDWLDQDRPALDAVTRLVRERAAVYGVG, encoded by the coding sequence ATGACCGATCGTGTGGTGGTGGCGGGTGCCGTGTACGACCGGGGACGGCTGCTCGCCGCCCGGCGCAGTGCGCCCGAGGAGCTGGCGGGCCGCTGGGAGCTGCCCGGCGGCAAGCTGGAACCGGGGGAGAGCCCCGAGCAGGCGCTGGTGCGCGAACTGCGCGAGGAGCTGGGCGTCGAGACGGAGCCGGTGGAGCGGGTCCCGGGGGAGTGGCCGCTGAAGCCTGGCTACGTGCTCCGGGTCTGGACCGTCCGGCTGGTGTCCGGCGACCCCCGGCCCCTCCAGGACCACGACGCGCTGCGCTGGCTCGGCCCCCACGAGCGGGACGACGTCGACTGGCTCGACCAGGACCGTCCGGCCCTCGACGCGGTGACCCGCCTGGTGCGCGAGCGCGCCGCTGTGTACGGCGTCGGCTGA
- a CDS encoding TPM domain-containing protein, whose product MTRTAAHALIAALVAAWWLTGPAAAGARADDPVELSRQGQITDRVDALGDREPAVATALDRLYDEQRLQLFAVYVDGFSGLDAPEWAAETATRNGLGQDDVLLAVATGDREYAYWVDDASRLTDAQLAAVARDGIEPALRANDWAGAAIGAADGYGAVLAGRPVPEVAVTPGEADPGGGQGAGTGAGDLVLPVAVLGGAGALAAYAWVRRRRRTGTRTTPRGGQEGWGEPPPVPLTDLDVRAKQALVDTDDALRTSREELGFAVAQFGEEAAKPFTAAVDHAQTELTSAFRVRQQLDDAYPEDEASRRAMLDEILGRCAEANRRLDAESADFDRLRALEQNAPEALAAARAAFDDVNGRMISAEAALGVLRERYAPTASAPVGGAVDEAGDRLEFASRSLDEAGRALGTDERGTAAVQVRAAEGAIAQAALLVDAVDRRAVELAEAAGRLPGALTETETDLAEARGLLDGTPEGVATAALQGRVARARTVAGEVRQEIEAGPYDPIDALRRVEEADAALDEALAAAREDEQGTRRARALLDRALLGARAAVGAAADYIATHRGAVGSEARTRLAEAQRRLERAEALSGDGGSGGDPQAALVEAQQADAMAQQAHTLAENDVRGYGSGFDGGFGGPGGFGGPGGFGGGPGGRRGGGLGGAVLGGIILGGMLGGGRGPGGGGFGGGPGSFGGGGTRGRMGGGRF is encoded by the coding sequence GTGACACGGACAGCCGCTCATGCCCTGATCGCGGCGCTGGTGGCGGCGTGGTGGCTGACCGGGCCCGCCGCCGCCGGCGCCCGCGCCGACGACCCCGTCGAGCTCTCCCGGCAGGGCCAGATCACCGACCGCGTCGACGCGCTCGGCGACCGGGAGCCAGCCGTCGCCACGGCCCTCGACCGGCTCTACGACGAACAGCGCCTCCAGCTCTTCGCCGTCTACGTCGACGGCTTCTCCGGCCTCGACGCGCCCGAATGGGCCGCCGAGACCGCCACGCGCAACGGCCTCGGCCAGGACGACGTCCTGCTCGCCGTCGCCACCGGCGACCGCGAGTACGCCTACTGGGTCGACGACGCCTCCCGGCTGACCGACGCCCAGCTCGCCGCCGTCGCCCGCGACGGCATCGAGCCCGCGCTGCGCGCGAACGACTGGGCGGGCGCGGCGATCGGCGCGGCCGACGGCTACGGGGCCGTCCTCGCCGGGCGCCCCGTACCCGAGGTCGCCGTCACCCCCGGCGAGGCGGACCCCGGCGGCGGGCAGGGCGCCGGCACCGGGGCGGGCGACCTGGTGCTGCCCGTGGCGGTCCTGGGCGGCGCCGGCGCGCTCGCCGCGTACGCCTGGGTCAGGCGCCGGCGGCGGACCGGCACCCGCACCACCCCCCGGGGCGGCCAGGAGGGCTGGGGCGAACCGCCTCCGGTCCCGCTGACCGATCTCGACGTCCGGGCCAAGCAGGCCCTCGTCGACACGGACGACGCGCTGCGCACCAGCCGGGAGGAACTCGGCTTCGCCGTGGCCCAGTTCGGCGAGGAGGCCGCGAAGCCGTTCACCGCCGCGGTCGACCACGCCCAGACGGAGCTGACCAGCGCCTTCCGGGTGCGCCAGCAGCTCGACGACGCCTACCCCGAGGACGAGGCGAGCCGCCGGGCCATGCTGGACGAGATCCTCGGCCGGTGCGCCGAGGCCAACCGCCGGCTCGACGCCGAGTCCGCGGACTTCGACCGGCTGCGCGCCCTGGAGCAGAACGCGCCGGAGGCCCTGGCCGCGGCCCGCGCCGCCTTCGACGACGTCAACGGCCGGATGATCAGCGCCGAAGCGGCCCTCGGCGTGCTGCGCGAGCGCTACGCGCCGACCGCCTCCGCGCCCGTCGGCGGGGCCGTGGACGAGGCCGGGGACCGGCTGGAGTTCGCCTCCCGCTCGCTCGACGAGGCCGGCCGGGCGCTCGGCACGGACGAGCGCGGCACGGCCGCCGTCCAGGTGCGCGCGGCCGAGGGCGCGATCGCCCAGGCCGCGCTGCTGGTCGACGCGGTGGACCGCAGGGCCGTGGAGCTGGCCGAGGCGGCCGGCCGGCTGCCCGGCGCGCTCACCGAGACCGAGACCGACCTCGCCGAGGCCCGCGGTCTGCTCGACGGCACCCCGGAGGGGGTGGCCACGGCGGCGCTCCAAGGGCGTGTGGCCCGGGCCCGGACCGTGGCCGGGGAGGTGCGGCAGGAGATCGAGGCGGGGCCCTACGACCCGATCGACGCGCTGCGGCGGGTGGAGGAGGCCGACGCGGCGCTCGACGAGGCGCTGGCAGCGGCCCGGGAGGACGAGCAGGGCACCCGGCGGGCCAGGGCCCTGCTGGACCGCGCCCTGCTCGGCGCCCGCGCGGCGGTCGGCGCGGCGGCCGACTACATCGCCACCCACCGCGGCGCCGTCGGCAGCGAGGCCCGCACCCGGCTGGCCGAGGCGCAGCGCCGGCTGGAGCGCGCCGAGGCCCTGTCGGGCGACGGCGGCAGCGGCGGCGACCCGCAGGCGGCGCTGGTGGAGGCGCAGCAGGCGGACGCGATGGCCCAGCAGGCGCACACCCTCGCCGAGAACGACGTGCGCGGCTACGGCTCCGGCTTCGACGGCGGATTCGGCGGGCCGGGCGGCTTCGGGGGGCCCGGCGGATTCGGCGGCGGACCGGGCGGGCGGCGCGGCGGCGGCCTCGGCGGCGCGGTCCTCGGCGGGATCATCCTCGGCGGCATGCTCGGCGGCGGCCGGGGCCCGGGCGGCGGCGGGTTCGGCGGCGGCCCGGGCAGCTTCGGCGGCGGGGGGACCCGTGGGCGGATGGGCGGCGGCCGCTTCTGA
- a CDS encoding SPOR domain-containing protein produces MTDVNAALPWQVVRQDDNGNRYRVGRYATKDEAQRIADTLDDQGHKQLYWVEPIGQPQPGR; encoded by the coding sequence ATGACGGATGTGAACGCCGCTCTTCCCTGGCAGGTCGTGCGCCAGGACGACAACGGCAATCGCTACCGCGTCGGCCGGTACGCGACCAAGGACGAGGCCCAGCGGATCGCCGACACCCTCGACGACCAGGGCCACAAGCAGCTCTACTGGGTCGAGCCCATCGGGCAGCCCCAGCCGGGCCGCTGA
- a CDS encoding DUF4190 domain-containing protein, giving the protein MDPAAQGGQPNPQDPYADQPWGVPRPQPQPPAAPQPPPQPYGQYSPYGQYGPYGQPGPYGGGYPQPPQRQSYNGLSIASLVLGIVCCIPPLGLVLGLVALAQIRRTGRRGKGMAVSGIVLSSLSTLLLVVFFATGGAGEFWREFEKGMDEAASSSSPFELAKGDCFDIPGAEVPEETETESVPTKDCARPHDAEVTGSYRLDEADGYPASEAADTAMEKRCNDISDAYVPDPSALPSHVANYYFLPTRESWALGDRTVTCALAATEGQLTGSFEDGGAVEDTGGGTGV; this is encoded by the coding sequence GTGGACCCCGCAGCCCAGGGCGGGCAGCCGAACCCGCAGGACCCGTACGCCGACCAGCCCTGGGGCGTACCGCGCCCGCAGCCGCAGCCCCCGGCGGCCCCGCAGCCGCCGCCCCAGCCCTACGGGCAGTACAGCCCCTACGGCCAGTACGGGCCCTACGGTCAGCCGGGGCCGTACGGCGGCGGCTACCCCCAGCCGCCGCAGCGCCAGAGCTACAACGGGCTCTCCATCGCCTCGCTGGTGCTGGGCATCGTCTGCTGCATCCCGCCGCTCGGTCTCGTCCTCGGTCTCGTCGCGCTCGCGCAGATCCGGCGCACGGGCCGGCGTGGCAAAGGCATGGCCGTCTCGGGCATCGTGCTCTCCTCGCTGAGCACCCTGCTGCTCGTCGTCTTCTTCGCCACCGGCGGGGCGGGCGAGTTCTGGCGCGAGTTCGAGAAGGGCATGGACGAGGCGGCCAGTTCGAGCAGCCCGTTCGAGCTGGCCAAGGGCGACTGCTTCGACATACCGGGCGCCGAGGTGCCGGAGGAGACGGAGACGGAGTCCGTCCCGACCAAGGACTGCGCCCGCCCGCACGACGCCGAGGTCACCGGCAGCTACCGGCTCGACGAGGCGGACGGGTACCCGGCGTCCGAGGCCGCGGACACGGCCATGGAGAAGCGCTGCAACGACATCAGCGACGCCTACGTCCCCGACCCGAGCGCGCTGCCCTCGCACGTTGCCAACTACTACTTCCTGCCCACCCGGGAGAGCTGGGCGCTCGGCGACCGCACGGTGACGTGCGCCCTCGCCGCGACCGAGGGACAGCTCACCGGCTCGTTCGAGGACGGCGGGGCGGTGGAGGACACGGGCGGCGGGACCGGCGTCTGA